One segment of Rhodopirellula baltica SH 1 DNA contains the following:
- a CDS encoding efflux RND transporter periplasmic adaptor subunit, protein MDCFSSPVEFAASLVGRVTMQRDPGTIDWQQQPIRIAADVKVWPVRETGEPIYRIEIPATHQFFRVGLSEYTFLSALDGHRTIAQACGLVTAKMGRAAPSSSQCESIARWLIDHRLAHFADAPPPRRERSHHGTPADNSPPKSIWTRWNPFWIKMPVPGASGLLQHISRGLGFLFSTPILIVGTLLITAALVALASRQSEFIAGASSIFDPSNWVWLLFTAIGLKLIHEVGHAIACHRAGGSVREAGLVWVLMTPLAYVDVSSCWRLPSRWSRIGVAAAGMFIEGIVASIAIAGWILNEDDMIRWWCHHVILTAGLSTILFNANVLMRFDGYFMLSDLMDVPNLATEANQSVRQFLRRWFLGDASWHSTHTGWRRSAVFVYGWSAVAWRVLVCVSLAIAASTMLGGAGIVLSVLGLWMWWGKPLVQFLQSMRNLWQTEPFQVCRGVVLGAIAISVFGWMLFSMPIPSSVRVPVVVQYDPDSAIRVGAEGFLVALNVNGGDQVEAGDLIATIENRELKQRVAELEIAQKQNDIRLRKAIESREESERLILLDNRQAIIDKLATLQTQSDQLNVVANRTGVVIANDLRSKLNTYVHEGDVLMIVAADTDKEVLAVINQSQVDDVRKQIGQPVRLVAPGRQTFWATLDQLQPRASDRVPNASLAATHGGPLVVRVDDASDDSSNDDRLGEEMIDNMRLLQPHFRGVLKLPHKEAQRLPAGLRLEAHFGWHQASIAKRARLWFQDALARASQENR, encoded by the coding sequence AGCGAGATCCGGGAACCATCGATTGGCAGCAACAACCCATTCGCATCGCCGCCGATGTGAAGGTCTGGCCCGTTCGCGAAACAGGCGAACCGATTTATCGGATTGAAATTCCTGCCACGCATCAATTCTTTCGAGTTGGTTTGTCCGAGTACACGTTTTTGTCGGCCTTGGATGGGCATCGCACCATTGCACAGGCATGCGGGTTGGTCACGGCGAAGATGGGTCGTGCTGCACCCTCGTCCTCGCAGTGCGAATCAATCGCGAGATGGTTGATCGATCACCGTCTGGCGCACTTCGCCGACGCACCGCCGCCGCGTCGAGAACGCTCGCACCACGGCACACCGGCGGACAACTCCCCGCCAAAATCGATTTGGACACGATGGAACCCGTTTTGGATCAAGATGCCGGTCCCGGGTGCGTCCGGACTGCTGCAACACATTTCACGCGGGCTCGGCTTTCTGTTTTCAACGCCGATCCTGATCGTGGGAACATTGCTCATCACCGCAGCCTTGGTTGCACTGGCTTCCCGTCAGTCCGAATTCATCGCTGGTGCGTCATCGATCTTTGATCCGTCCAATTGGGTCTGGCTGTTGTTCACGGCAATCGGCTTGAAACTGATTCATGAAGTCGGACATGCGATCGCCTGCCATCGCGCCGGCGGATCCGTGCGGGAAGCCGGCTTGGTCTGGGTCTTGATGACCCCGTTGGCGTACGTCGACGTTTCGAGTTGCTGGCGATTGCCTTCGCGATGGTCACGAATCGGCGTCGCGGCAGCGGGCATGTTCATCGAAGGAATCGTCGCTTCGATTGCGATCGCAGGATGGATACTCAATGAAGACGACATGATCCGATGGTGGTGTCACCATGTGATCTTGACCGCGGGACTATCGACCATCTTGTTCAACGCGAATGTGCTGATGCGATTCGATGGCTACTTCATGCTTTCGGACCTCATGGATGTGCCGAACTTAGCCACCGAAGCGAATCAGTCGGTTCGACAATTCCTTCGCCGTTGGTTTCTCGGTGATGCGTCTTGGCACAGCACTCACACGGGTTGGCGGCGCTCGGCGGTCTTCGTTTACGGATGGTCCGCTGTCGCTTGGCGAGTTCTCGTGTGTGTCTCGCTCGCCATCGCCGCGTCAACGATGCTGGGCGGTGCCGGAATCGTTCTGTCCGTGTTGGGACTTTGGATGTGGTGGGGAAAGCCACTCGTCCAATTCCTGCAATCGATGCGTAATCTGTGGCAAACGGAACCGTTCCAAGTTTGCCGAGGTGTGGTGCTCGGTGCGATTGCGATCAGCGTCTTCGGTTGGATGTTGTTTTCGATGCCAATCCCATCGTCGGTCCGTGTTCCGGTGGTGGTGCAATACGATCCCGATTCAGCGATCCGTGTCGGAGCAGAAGGTTTCCTGGTCGCATTGAATGTAAACGGCGGCGACCAAGTCGAAGCTGGCGATCTGATTGCCACGATCGAAAACCGTGAACTCAAACAACGCGTCGCGGAGCTGGAAATCGCTCAAAAGCAAAACGACATTCGACTTCGCAAAGCGATCGAGTCTCGCGAAGAATCGGAACGGTTGATCCTGCTGGACAATCGCCAAGCGATCATCGACAAGCTCGCAACCTTGCAAACGCAGTCGGATCAACTGAACGTTGTGGCGAACCGGACCGGAGTCGTGATCGCGAATGACTTGCGGTCCAAACTCAACACGTATGTTCACGAAGGCGACGTGTTGATGATTGTTGCTGCCGACACGGACAAGGAAGTCTTGGCGGTGATCAATCAGTCACAGGTTGACGATGTTCGCAAGCAGATCGGCCAACCGGTTCGCTTGGTTGCACCCGGTCGACAAACGTTCTGGGCCACGCTTGATCAACTTCAACCGCGTGCATCCGACCGAGTCCCGAACGCGTCGTTGGCGGCGACGCATGGTGGCCCATTGGTTGTTCGCGTCGACGATGCATCTGACGACTCGTCCAACGATGATCGTTTGGGCGAAGAGATGATCGACAACATGCGTTTGCTCCAGCCACATTTTCGAGGCGTGCTGAAACTCCCTCATAAAGAAGCACAACGTCTTCCCGCGGGTTTGCGATTGGAAGCTCACTTTGGCTGGCACCAAGCTTCGATCGCCAAAAGAGCGCGTCTGTGGTTTCAAGACGCACTGGCTCGAGCCTCCCAAGAAAATCGCTGA